The nucleotide window ACCGGAAAATGGCGAAACTTCTGGGTCATGACCTTGTCGCGTCCCAATGAAGACGGGCGGCCAACGGCGCGTTAGCTGTCAAAACCCCTGATCCATGAACGAAAAAATGGCGGGGTCGCCCCCACCATGAGTTTCTTCCAGAGATTGGATGATCCGAGGACCACCCGGACGCCGCACTAAACCTGAGTACGAAAGTCATGTTTTTAGTACCGCGCGTGCGCTGCGCTGTCAATTGACGATTTCAAAGCCTGTTAGAACGGAAATGGCCTCGACGCGAACTCTTCCTCTGTTCCTGGTGTCGCTCTCAAACCGCGCTCAACAACACCCTCATAAAGGCGTCTTTTGCCAAACCGTGGTTCCCAAGTGCAAAGGTCCGGTGAAACGAGTTTTACGCAAGGAATATTCAAGTCCGGGCGCGTGGCATCAAACTCGTAGATACGCAATTTCCGGTCAAAACAGCTTTGCAACAGGTCGTCGCTGGAAAAACTCACTAGCGCCTGTCTCTCATCTGCTGTCGCTGCATTTTCCAGAGGCAAATCGTCAAAGATCGAGTTATTGCGAGCATACGCCAGTTGCCGCGGCACACGTGCAGCCGAACCGCCGCTTTCAGTTTGGGCTGGATATGCCCGATCCATCAAGGCAAGAGAGTTTTCAGCCTGGAGCATTTCCTGCAAAGCGCTTTCGCACGCCTCAACGAGCGTACCAGCTGCCGCCGAACCAATAACGCAGCGCCCACCTGATCCATTGTGCGAAACCGCCAGGGCGACCTGAATATCCAAGTCGGTTTCAACCGACAAGACACACCAATGCCGCGATCTTTGGTTTAAAAATTCGATCAGAGAATTGCGCAAGATTTCATTCAAAAACCCCGCCCTCAGAAGAGTTATCCCCAGGCGGTTGTACCATGCTTGCGCGATGGCATCCCTTTCCACCAACTCCCTCAAGGCTCTGTTTCGAGCACCTTCCAGGCTCGACCAAACAGCGCAGCCTGCGCTGGAAGCGAAGGACATGGTGCGACCAGATAATTGCTCCAATTCCTTGAAGAGTATTCCGATACTTGGAAACGACAATACTTCGTCTTTTATAAGGTTTCTAAGGAAGACTCGACGTTGAAAAAGCTCCTCCCAGGACGCTGCGGCATGCGCTCCATTCCGCATCTCTAACTGCAGCTGCGTCCTTGCTGCGCGCTCCTGACGATCACTTAGCCCGATCACGTCCATAAACGCTACCTTTGGTTGTTCGGACTTACCTAAAAAAACCCTTCCGTCTTTATACCCACAAGTCCAAAGGCTTACTCTTTCAGCCAGCTCTCCAATACAACTTATGGCTGCATTTTGACGTTCCCAGCCTTGCCCTCCACCGGGAAGAGTTTGAGATGCCCTCTTCGCTTCATCTTCAACATGTTCAACCAGGTTCAACAGACCAGTGCAGAAAGCAACCGGACAAAATTCAACATCCATCGGAACCAGTTTCACGTCGTGCGAAGTCAGAAATGGAAGAAAGAGGTTCAGGCTTTGATCGGCTATTTGGATTTCCGAGGGCCCATCATTCGAGCCGAGATGCAACAGCCCGACCCGCTGGAGATCGGAAAGAATTTCCGTCGACACATCACGCAACTCAGTCGGAATTTTCGACCCGTCCAACTTCTCCGCCATACCTACCCGCCGACCAAGTTTAAGTATCCATAGGACACTTTGCTTCACCCTATAATTGCAGCACTTGTAGATTATTTGAATTACTATTGAGCCACTTTTTAAAATCGAATTTAGTAATTCTCGAAGTCAGTCAAGCGTTAGTAAAGTTAAATTACCCACCAACTTTTACTAAAGTTTGACTGATTTTCAAATAGCCGCGTGACCATCCCACCATTTAACACGGCGCGGCGCAATTTTAACTTCAGGAGGCTCACTATGCACGCCAAAACTACTTCACAGAAAAACCTGGAATTCGGCGCGAAACTCGGTGCAATCATTCAAAATGCTGATGACCGCGCCAAACTGATTGATGATCCGAAAGCAGTTCTCGGCGACCTTGGCGCTGCCTCGGATGTTCAGTTGCTTGCGGACACAGCCGACACGGTTCATCTGGTTATTCCGGCAAATATCGATACAGCCCGAGTTGCTGCAGGCGACGAAACATACTTCGAGGAACTCGGCAAAGCTGCCTTGGGAAGCTGCTACTACGAAGATCTGCCTGAGTAATTTTGGATCAAACAGCGCTGTTACCCGGGCAACTATGTCCGGGTGGCTGCTGGCAAAAGGTTAGTCAAATGGCTCGGTTCCCGCATTACAAAAGAAATACGAAAGCCCTGGGTGAGTTGCTTGCAAAGGCTTCCTTAGACCCAGCTCTCAAAAGAGAATTGGTTGAGAACCCGAATAAAGTGCTGTCAGAACTTGGTCTACCAGAACAAGCGACAGAGCTTCTTAATTTCAAAGTCGTGGAAGCAGAAACCGATAGATCAACAATTGCCCTGCCTTTCAGATTAAATGGCAAGAAGCTGGCGCAATCCAATCCTCAATATCTGTCAGAGCTGGGCCAGCTACTGCAGTAGGCTCACCTACCTTGTTCCTTCAAAAAGGAATTTCTGGACGAGAGCTGCCCCCTTGTCGAAATTTTGACGAACAGCTTTGTCCTGGAAAAAATTCACTCTTGTGCGCCATGTGACAGGGTCTGCAGTGAATTCAGGAGCACTATCCAACAAAGCAGCTCTCTGGTCCGTAAAACGCTGAAGCGTCTGCAACGCCTCGTCTTCTCTTCCAGAACAAATCAGCGCAGCGACACGGGTTGTCAAACCACCGACACTGATGCCTGCCCCTCTTTCGATTTGCGTGATTGCGCTCTCAAAGTCATCCGACGCAAAATAGATGTTGGCAAGATATTCGTAGAAAACCCGTGGCACAAACGAGAACAGGTTAAAGGCCCGTTCGGCGGTTGCGCGCGCTTCATCCACATCACCTGAAAATGCAAGTCCTTCGGCGACTGACATGAGATTAGCAGGGTCTGACGATCTCAAACGACCAGCGTTTTGGAATGCGCGCCGCGCTTCATCTGGCATGTTGGACAATATCAACGCCCATCCGTAGACACGTTGGTTTGCCGCCTGCCAAGGATCTAGGACAATGGCCTTTTCGGCTAAATTTAGTAGACCGCCCATGCCATCGTGGGTTGTCTTGTCATGGAGCGGAAAATGCAGTTCCTGCTTCATGATGATTGATGCTTTGCCAGAATAGATCAATGAAAACGAACCGTTTGACCGTTCCAAATCATTGAGCAATCGCATTGCCTTCTCATCAGACTGCGGAGTGAAATCCCACAACAATGCTTCGGCTTGGCACCAACGAGCGAAAATTGAGGTGTTTGAGGGGTTTCTCAGTCTCGTCGTTGCAACCGAATGGACCCTGCTAACGACCTGACTTGCTGCCGGGGCGATGCCGTCCCAGAGACTAAGGTCAATGATTTCGTTAAAGACAATCTGCCCATTGCTGCGGTCCTCAAACTGGATCGCAATCTTTCCACTGCGTTCATCATGCCTGAACCGCAATTGGTAACTGCCCAATTCATGACCATGAACCAGTGTCGGTTTTGGAAAGTTTTCTTCGCCGAAATACTCCGACTCATACAGATCGAAAGACTTGAAGGAAGACAGGCCTGAGACAATCTCTTCGCGAAGGTGGACCGCGTCGTTCAGCCCCTTCTTGTGGAGCGATGAAGAGATAATTGAAATCTCAGGAAGCTTGACGACCTCTTCGTTGTTTGAAAGCACACTATGGGTCGCACCAATATCCCCAGGGTGGTGCGAAACTCCAGCTCTTTTGCCTTCGGCTTCTTCCGCAATCAGAAGCGCCCGTGTTTCCTCATCTGGCTCCGCATCGAGATGAAGACGCATTTCGCGCTCGCAGGTCTTGAACTGCTGTTCAGCGCGTTCGGGCTGGCCAAGCTTCTTGTAGAGCCGGATAAGCAGACGGTGAGCGGCTTCAAAGGCAGGATCTATGGTGAGAAGAAACTTGCCTCCGGCCTCAACCTGCTGTCCGCCATCGTCTACAGATATCTCGTCCAGATGCCGAAAGGCGGCTGTTGAAACTTCAGAACGCACGCGTTCGCGTTCAACCTGGATCCAGTCATTCAGCTCCGGGTCAATATCTTCGAAGCCTGCCAGAAACTCTCCGCGCCATAAATCTGTGGCTTCACGAAAATCGGAAGCGCGCCCGTTTTCAAGCAGGCGCATCACCTCGTCCAAATCAGTGTAAAATGCGGAAGATCCAAGCTGAACATGACCAGGCGACGAACGCACAACATCAATGCCCGCGGCTTCTTCTGCGGTTTTGAGCTGTCGCAGCGCTTGGCGCATCGACTGCATCGCCTTGTGTCTGTCCGTACCGCTCCACAACAGATCGGCCAGTGTCTCACGCGGCGCAGTAAGTCCACTCATCCGGCTCAGATAGGCCATGATTGCCAGGGCTTTACGGGTCTTGACTGCGACCGGCTCCAAGTCCTTGCTCATCAGCAAGGGCCGTCCTAGGCAAGCGAAACAATACGCCTTTGCCATCAATTCCCCGTATTTGAACATCAGCATCAATGTTGTCGTGGTCACGCAACCGCGGATAATACGCAACCGCAAACACAACAACAGCTTATCACGCTTATTTCACGCCGCAACAGCATGATTTAAATGGATGGTCACCGCAGCGCGAAGCTGCAAACGGCGAATCGAATACTGGTGGGTAGTAAAATGTCAAAGACAGTCAGCAAACCGGACCTTACCGAATCCCAACAGGAACCGGCAGTTGAAGCGATTAAACGCATGATCCGGTACACCAAGAAGGAATCGGACAAGGACGGGCGGACTTTCTGCTCCTACTTCCTCGACATGGCTCTGCAGTCGTTGGAAGACGGAACCGAGGATCTCGACAGCCTCCTGAAGACGAAGATCACACCGCTCATGGTGGGGCAACAAAGTGTGGAAAGCTCCAAGTCAGAAAACGCCTGACGGTTCCACACTTAAAGCAGCAACAGCTTGCCGCGCGCCTTACCGGTGTGCGGCATTTTTGTGAGCAAAACTTTTTTAAGTCCGGACATCGGGATATGGAGCGGTAACCCGCATGAATTGTCCCGCACAAACAAAAGGAAAAGTGGCGACCCCGGCAGGATTCGAACCTGCGACCATTCGCTTAGAAGGCGAGTGCTCTATCCAGCTGAGCTACGGGGCCACTTTTGCTGTTCTGACGCTGCTGATAATTTACTGAGCGGCTGAAAACAACGTCGGAATGCAATAGGCAGAACCTCTTTCAACAAACAATCGGCACCTACGGGACATTTCGCACCGGTCCGAGAGCTTGAAAGACCTCAATGCGTCCAGGGAGCCACCCGGTTGAACTTGAAGTTGTCCGCATAGGCCGAGCCGCGCACCTTGCGCTCCTGAGCCTTTTCCACCCGATACGGAATTCCGTGGCGTTTGGCGTAAGCAACGGCATCTTCCTGGCTCTCAAAATAGAGCCTGATCTGCTGCTTCATATCCGATGAAGACGTGTAGCCCATAAGCGGTTCAACAGATTTCGCGGCCTCCGGCTCATAGTCCAGCACCCAGCGATGGGTCTTTGCCTTGCCCGATTGCATGGCGGTTTTTGCCGGACGATAGATGCGCGCAACCATGTGCCTGTGCCCTTAAACGATTTCGCAGAGTATCACTTCTGTTCCACAAGCTTTTTCCTGCCTTTTGGAAGGAAGTCAACACCTAGCCTTCTGACAGCGCTCCAAAACAAACCAAATTGCAAATTTTGCGTTTACCACTCGTTGGATTGTGACATCACGTGAGATGACGAAAGCTGCAACTTGTGCTATCAACTCTCCTAACGTGAACTTTTGAATAAAATAACAATCAAAAGGGATCGTCTTAGACAAATGCACAATCAGATGCGTGATACAGCCGGTCTTTTCATGTGGGTATGGCGGGACCAAAAAGAACAACACAACAGGATGGCTTATGCATTACCCGTTTCTCAAAAACCTGGGCGCCTCCATACCGGAGCACATTCAGCCAACGGCCGCAAAACCGGTCAATCTGAAATCATCAATCGACAAGGCAAACCTGACTGAAATGTGGGACATGATCCTGACACTGGATTATGGTGTGTCCGAAGTTGATGAACTTAGCCCGGAAAAGCAGGATGAGTTTTTGAATGTCATGTCCCTGCTTCTGAAAGCCTTCAATCGATAACCCTGAACTGACCACGGAATTTATTTGCTGAACCGCCCACAAACAGTTTTTACGGAACTCGGGACCGAGGCCATTGAAAATGGCCTTGCTGACCCGTTGCTGGCTGGCTTTTACGAGGCAGTCATGACGTCCGCTGACGGTAGTTTCAGGCAAACAATGCAACCTTTTTTGCCGCACCTGAGCCTGTGTTCGGACAAGGTAACCGATTTCGCACCGCCGCCAATCTTTTACGTTGGCAAGGAAAGTGGGCAACGTCAGCTTTTTGGTGACGATTGGGCAACCTCGACCGGCTCAAACTCTGCACTTCGCACACCTGATGCCGACCTTGAAAGAGCGTCAGCTGAAGGCTACCGCAGTGCGCTATCAGGCAGACCCTATTACGGCTACGCCAGGACACCCATTTCCGTCGATGGACAGGAATATGAGATTGCTTTCGAGCGACTGATTATTGCCGTACGTCCGCATATCAGAGCCAACTACCGGATCTGCGCGTATCTCGGCGTCATTCAGGATCTTCAGC belongs to Roseibium porphyridii and includes:
- a CDS encoding YcaO-like family protein, which encodes MDGSKIPTELRDVSTEILSDLQRVGLLHLGSNDGPSEIQIADQSLNLFLPFLTSHDVKLVPMDVEFCPVAFCTGLLNLVEHVEDEAKRASQTLPGGGQGWERQNAAISCIGELAERVSLWTCGYKDGRVFLGKSEQPKVAFMDVIGLSDRQERAARTQLQLEMRNGAHAAASWEELFQRRVFLRNLIKDEVLSFPSIGILFKELEQLSGRTMSFASSAGCAVWSSLEGARNRALRELVERDAIAQAWYNRLGITLLRAGFLNEILRNSLIEFLNQRSRHWCVLSVETDLDIQVALAVSHNGSGGRCVIGSAAAGTLVEACESALQEMLQAENSLALMDRAYPAQTESGGSAARVPRQLAYARNNSIFDDLPLENAATADERQALVSFSSDDLLQSCFDRKLRIYEFDATRPDLNIPCVKLVSPDLCTWEPRFGKRRLYEGVVERGLRATPGTEEEFASRPFPF
- a CDS encoding BTAD domain-containing putative transcriptional regulator — protein: MSKDLEPVAVKTRKALAIMAYLSRMSGLTAPRETLADLLWSGTDRHKAMQSMRQALRQLKTAEEAAGIDVVRSSPGHVQLGSSAFYTDLDEVMRLLENGRASDFREATDLWRGEFLAGFEDIDPELNDWIQVERERVRSEVSTAAFRHLDEISVDDGGQQVEAGGKFLLTIDPAFEAAHRLLIRLYKKLGQPERAEQQFKTCEREMRLHLDAEPDEETRALLIAEEAEGKRAGVSHHPGDIGATHSVLSNNEEVVKLPEISIISSSLHKKGLNDAVHLREEIVSGLSSFKSFDLYESEYFGEENFPKPTLVHGHELGSYQLRFRHDERSGKIAIQFEDRSNGQIVFNEIIDLSLWDGIAPAASQVVSRVHSVATTRLRNPSNTSIFARWCQAEALLWDFTPQSDEKAMRLLNDLERSNGSFSLIYSGKASIIMKQELHFPLHDKTTHDGMGGLLNLAEKAIVLDPWQAANQRVYGWALILSNMPDEARRAFQNAGRLRSSDPANLMSVAEGLAFSGDVDEARATAERAFNLFSFVPRVFYEYLANIYFASDDFESAITQIERGAGISVGGLTTRVAALICSGREDEALQTLQRFTDQRAALLDSAPEFTADPVTWRTRVNFFQDKAVRQNFDKGAALVQKFLFEGTR
- a CDS encoding ETC complex I subunit; translated protein: MVARIYRPAKTAMQSGKAKTHRWVLDYEPEAAKSVEPLMGYTSSSDMKQQIRLYFESQEDAVAYAKRHGIPYRVEKAQERKVRGSAYADNFKFNRVAPWTH